From the Bacteroidia bacterium genome, one window contains:
- a CDS encoding TlpA family protein disulfide reductase, whose protein sequence is MKRLQLTLAVLLFAAASLHAQVGEQAPAFSLKNAEGKDVSLADFKGKIIVLNFWATWCPPCRAEIPDFIRVYKNYKAKGVEIVGISLDHKGWDVVRPFLKSNNINYPVLLGDQKIAQSYGNIRSIPTTFIIDRKGKIVDSHVGAMSEKDLVKRFEKLL, encoded by the coding sequence ATGAAACGACTGCAGCTCACTCTCGCCGTTCTCCTGTTCGCGGCCGCTTCGCTTCACGCTCAGGTAGGAGAGCAGGCACCGGCGTTCTCGCTGAAAAATGCTGAAGGGAAGGACGTCTCCCTGGCAGACTTCAAGGGAAAAATCATCGTATTGAATTTCTGGGCCACCTGGTGTCCCCCTTGCCGCGCGGAGATTCCTGACTTTATCCGTGTGTATAAAAACTATAAAGCAAAGGGTGTCGAGATTGTCGGCATTTCCCTTGACCATAAAGGATGGGATGTGGTGCGTCCTTTTCTGAAGAGCAACAACATAAATTATCCGGTATTGCTCGGCGACCAGAAAATCGCGCAGTCGTACGGGAATATACGATCCATTCCCACCACCTTTATCATCGACCGGAAGGGAAAGATCGTGGATTCGCATGTCGGCGCCATGTCGGAGAAAGACCTCGTAAAGAGATTCGAGAAGCTGCTCTGA
- a CDS encoding VOC family protein, translating to MAEQNVPTHGSFAWNELATNDVAACKSFYTDLLGWEAEDMPMGDGTYTVFKKGSQQLAGMMAIAPEWGPVPPNWMGYIAVDDVDEAASRVEGLGGGVIMPPTDIPNIGRFAVIKDPGGAVVSIMTFLPME from the coding sequence ATGGCAGAACAAAACGTTCCCACGCATGGATCGTTCGCGTGGAATGAACTCGCAACGAATGATGTCGCCGCATGCAAGAGCTTCTATACCGATCTTCTTGGTTGGGAAGCCGAAGACATGCCCATGGGCGACGGTACCTATACAGTGTTCAAAAAAGGCAGTCAGCAGCTTGCGGGTATGATGGCCATCGCGCCCGAATGGGGTCCGGTACCACCTAATTGGATGGGCTACATTGCCGTGGATGATGTTGATGAAGCCGCCTCACGGGTGGAGGGACTCGGCGGCGGAGTGATCATGCCTCCGACGGATATTCCCAATATCGGTCGTTTCGCGGTCATCAAGGATCCAGGCGGCGCAGTCGTTTCCATTATGACCTTCCTCCCTATGGAATAA
- the sthA gene encoding Si-specific NAD(P)(+) transhydrogenase yields MTRTTDTSYDLIVIGSGPGGEGASIRAAKAGKSVAVVEKYIQIGGGCTHWGTIPSKALIWIVQQYADMRSNRLFDKYMRTMRLGYTELMNEIEKVVMQQVRERQGFYHRNGIDIVHGMAEFVDPRTIRVREEDGSERMLTAGHFVIATGSHPYRPPDVDFSGNRVLDSDTILKLTEIPDTITIYGAGVIGSEYASAFRALGSKVNLVNTRARLLEFLDDEISDALSYHMRDEEGILIRQNEEYEQVEVRDDCVVLHLSTGKKIKSDVLLWANGRTGNSAGLGLENLGIEADYRGNIAVNERYQTKHAHIFAVGDIVGYPSLSSVAYDQGRYAASVILHGEPDGRIVADFPTGIYTRPEIASVGKTERELTAAKVPYEVGRSFFRNLARGQITGKTAGMLKLLFHRETLQVLGIHCFGQNASEIVHIGQAIMEQPGENNSLKYFIDTTFNYPTMAEAYRVAALNGYNRLF; encoded by the coding sequence ATGACGCGAACGACAGATACATCCTACGATCTCATTGTGATCGGCAGTGGCCCCGGAGGCGAAGGGGCATCCATTCGAGCGGCGAAAGCGGGCAAATCCGTGGCCGTGGTCGAGAAATACATCCAAATTGGCGGCGGCTGCACGCATTGGGGCACCATACCGAGCAAAGCACTGATCTGGATCGTCCAGCAGTACGCAGACATGCGGAGCAACCGCTTGTTCGACAAATACATGCGGACCATGCGCCTCGGATATACCGAGCTGATGAATGAGATAGAGAAGGTGGTGATGCAGCAGGTGCGCGAGCGGCAGGGCTTTTACCATCGCAATGGCATCGATATAGTGCACGGTATGGCCGAATTCGTCGATCCGCGTACGATACGTGTTCGTGAGGAAGACGGCAGCGAACGCATGCTTACCGCGGGGCATTTTGTGATCGCCACGGGCTCTCACCCCTACCGTCCCCCGGATGTCGATTTTTCCGGAAATCGTGTGCTGGACAGTGACACGATTCTCAAACTGACTGAAATTCCCGATACAATCACCATTTACGGTGCGGGCGTCATTGGCAGTGAATATGCATCCGCCTTCCGGGCGCTCGGATCCAAGGTGAACCTGGTGAATACCCGCGCACGTCTGCTCGAATTTCTCGACGACGAAATCAGCGACGCTTTGAGCTATCATATGCGGGATGAGGAAGGAATTCTGATCAGACAAAACGAAGAGTATGAACAGGTGGAAGTGCGGGACGACTGTGTTGTTCTGCATCTCTCGACGGGCAAAAAGATAAAATCCGATGTATTGCTGTGGGCAAACGGACGCACGGGTAATTCCGCCGGTCTTGGTCTCGAAAACCTGGGCATCGAGGCCGATTACCGGGGTAATATCGCGGTCAACGAACGGTATCAAACCAAGCATGCGCACATTTTCGCTGTCGGCGATATCGTCGGTTATCCCAGTTTATCCAGCGTCGCATATGATCAGGGGCGCTACGCGGCATCGGTTATTCTGCACGGAGAGCCGGACGGACGCATCGTCGCCGATTTCCCCACAGGCATATACACCAGACCGGAGATAGCAAGCGTCGGAAAAACGGAGCGTGAGCTCACGGCCGCAAAGGTTCCTTACGAAGTCGGCCGATCATTTTTCCGCAATCTTGCGAGAGGCCAGATCACCGGAAAAACCGCCGGTATGCTCAAGCTGCTGTTTCACCGGGAAACTCTGCAGGTGCTTGGAATTCACTGCTTCGGACAAAACGCATCCGAGATTGTCCACATCGGTCAGGCCATCATGGAGCAGCCGGGGGAGAACAACTCGCTCAAGTATTTTATTGACACGACCTTCAACTACCCGACCATGGCCGAGGCCTATCGCGTCGCCGCTCTGAACGGGTACAACCGGCTGTTCTGA
- the aroC gene encoding chorismate synthase, with the protein MRGNSFGNLLVLTSFGESHGPAIGAVLDGVPAGIRLTTEHITSALRRRRPGQSVVTSQRAEEDVPEILSGVFNDTTLGTPIAVIVRNMDARSVDYSPDIHRVGHADKVWERKFGVRDHRGGGRSSGRETLARVIGGAIAERILPQGVEITAFVSEVGDIRATLPETPITRQIVDSYVSRCPDPAADKRIAEELKRCASEGDSRGGVIELRIDGAPACLGEPVFNKAKALLTAAIMSIGAVSGVTLGGAFEDVRLPGSAFHVQKEGSDAGTGLLSHGIQGGITTGERITLSVAIKPTSTVGRMAQQGRHDPCIAPRIVPVIEAMAALVLADLYLARRLDTT; encoded by the coding sequence ATGCGCGGCAACAGCTTCGGTAACCTTCTTGTTTTGACCAGTTTCGGTGAGTCGCATGGCCCGGCGATCGGAGCGGTTCTCGACGGAGTACCTGCCGGAATCCGACTCACGACTGAACATATCACAAGCGCGTTGCGCCGACGCCGCCCGGGTCAGTCCGTCGTCACCTCGCAACGCGCAGAGGAGGATGTCCCGGAAATACTCAGTGGCGTTTTCAACGACACCACTTTGGGTACTCCCATCGCGGTCATCGTAAGAAACATGGATGCGCGAAGCGTCGATTATTCTCCTGATATTCACCGCGTGGGCCATGCGGACAAGGTCTGGGAAAGGAAATTCGGTGTGCGTGATCATCGCGGCGGTGGACGATCCTCGGGACGCGAGACGCTGGCGCGTGTCATTGGTGGAGCGATCGCTGAGCGTATTCTTCCCCAGGGCGTTGAAATTACCGCTTTCGTTAGCGAGGTTGGAGACATTCGCGCCACACTGCCAGAAACACCGATTACACGCCAAATTGTTGACTCCTATGTCAGCCGTTGTCCCGACCCGGCGGCAGACAAACGCATTGCGGAGGAACTGAAGCGCTGCGCGAGCGAAGGGGATTCGCGGGGAGGAGTAATAGAGCTCCGTATCGATGGTGCGCCCGCCTGCCTGGGTGAACCCGTATTCAACAAAGCGAAAGCACTGCTCACAGCGGCCATCATGAGTATTGGCGCCGTAAGCGGTGTTACCCTCGGAGGCGCGTTCGAGGATGTCCGACTGCCCGGCTCAGCGTTCCATGTACAAAAGGAGGGGAGTGATGCCGGCACCGGACTGCTTTCGCATGGCATTCAGGGTGGAATAACCACGGGAGAAAGGATAACGCTGTCCGTCGCCATCAAACCGACGAGCACGGTAGGACGAATGGCACAGCAGGGGAGGCATGATCCCTGCATCGCTCCGCGCATTGTACCCGTCATCGAAGCCATGGCAGCCCTCGTGCTGGCGGACCTCTATCTTGCACGGCGACTCGATACCACGTAA
- the radA gene encoding DNA repair protein RadA, with translation MAKQRTQFVCQSCGATSARWSGKCDSCGSWNTFVEEVIRQNIPGRGARAALPDARVQPVTAIAAADDQRLGTGLTELDRVLGGGIVSGSVMLLGGDPGIGKSTLMMQLGQRSHIGVRILYISGEESLRQIKLRADRLGVQSDDFLVLAETNLDSISAAIDEHKPHLVIVDSIQTVFRPELESAPGSISQVRECTAVLLRQAKSSGIPMFIIGHVTKDGVIAGPRVLEHMVDTVLQFEGDHHHAYRIVRGLKNRFGSTNEIGIFEMRENGLREVSNPSEVFLSERSRGISGACVSTSLEGTRALLIEVQALVTPSNYGMPQRTVAGLDARRVSLLLAVLEKRYGLRVGQYDVFVNIAGGVRIDEPAIDLAVCAAVVSSARDLPIDHATAIVGEVGLGGEVRSVSQLEKRVAEAAKLGFKRIVLPSGNLAESKRKDIEVVEVELLPEAIEILLR, from the coding sequence GTGGCAAAACAACGAACACAGTTTGTCTGCCAGTCCTGCGGTGCCACAAGTGCGCGATGGAGCGGTAAATGTGATTCCTGTGGGAGTTGGAACACCTTTGTCGAGGAGGTGATCCGGCAGAACATCCCCGGCCGAGGCGCGCGCGCGGCACTTCCCGATGCGCGTGTGCAGCCGGTAACCGCCATAGCGGCCGCGGACGACCAACGTCTGGGAACCGGTCTGACCGAGCTGGACAGGGTTCTGGGAGGAGGTATCGTATCCGGTTCTGTCATGCTGCTGGGCGGCGATCCCGGAATAGGCAAATCGACGCTGATGATGCAACTCGGACAGCGCAGTCATATCGGGGTTCGCATTCTGTATATCAGTGGCGAGGAGTCACTCAGGCAGATCAAGTTGCGTGCGGACCGTCTCGGTGTACAGTCGGACGACTTTCTGGTCCTGGCGGAAACGAATCTCGACAGCATTTCCGCTGCAATCGATGAGCACAAACCGCACCTTGTCATCGTGGATTCAATCCAGACCGTGTTTCGCCCGGAACTCGAAAGCGCACCGGGCAGCATATCGCAGGTGCGTGAATGCACGGCCGTTCTTTTACGCCAGGCAAAGTCGAGCGGCATTCCAATGTTCATCATCGGTCATGTGACGAAGGACGGCGTGATCGCGGGACCGAGGGTTCTCGAACACATGGTGGACACTGTGTTGCAGTTCGAGGGTGATCATCATCATGCGTACCGCATTGTCAGAGGTCTGAAGAATCGATTCGGCAGCACGAATGAGATCGGCATTTTTGAAATGCGGGAAAACGGTCTTCGCGAGGTCAGCAATCCCAGCGAGGTCTTTCTTTCCGAGCGTTCGCGCGGAATTTCAGGGGCTTGCGTCAGTACGAGTCTGGAAGGAACACGTGCCCTGCTCATCGAGGTGCAGGCGCTTGTCACGCCGAGCAATTACGGCATGCCGCAGCGCACGGTCGCCGGCCTGGATGCCAGACGTGTTTCGCTTCTCCTGGCTGTACTTGAAAAGCGCTATGGTTTGCGTGTCGGTCAATACGATGTGTTCGTCAATATTGCCGGAGGGGTACGTATAGACGAGCCGGCTATTGACCTTGCGGTATGTGCCGCAGTGGTGTCAAGTGCCAGGGATCTCCCCATAGATCATGCGACGGCCATAGTCGGGGAGGTGGGGCTGGGAGGTGAGGTACGCTCCGTCAGTCAGCTGGAAAAGCGCGTTGCGGAAGCGGCCAAACTCGGGTTCAAGCGCATTGTGCTTCCCTCGGGCAACCTCGCCGAGTCGAAACGGAAAGATATCGAGGTCGTGGAGGTCGAACTCCTTCCCGAAGCGATTGAAATTCTGCTCAGATAA
- a CDS encoding VWA domain-containing protein, whose amino-acid sequence MVVRYICSILLALLLVHPSSAQPTLLFKRVEVQYPKIRLAYKVTCGGTFRNDLQPQNFEVYENGLLVKNATLWCPPDPDCCVSVALVLDRSGSMAGEKMENVKRGAKEFIARMNPDGLPCDEAAVVSFEEFVTLDVGMTSNKAQLIAAIDAMVPFGWTAVWDATAVGIQELASSGKNRCKAVVLLSDGGDNRSQYFKTVQAVIRFAQTQGVKVYTIGYGLEDDLIAQQNLELLAKSTGAQYYYSADGKDIAQIYASIKEAIKEDFKECYIDYESNCPDGTMRTVELILKNYCGGTASATRTYQAPLDRSKFQPVRLRLGDADVGSTKEVVIPVMLESSVNGVFSKSDVVIGYDRNVLQFVRLSTDGTILEGRAVTYQPFGSSVAVHIDEHIEMNQQPGVLMYLHFRAGDVSSMIYSLVQLINWDFEAYCLYPELFNGTIKIRPREPELNCIVTVPGSLNWNDAEKRYEPNPFDVSVTVYNTGTREGLNVRATLVTDLSAVKLIAPQSNLQYLFPRTIPPGGSATATWTLEAVKQEDLDSIGIYFSVVADNFPQFACWDRILIDPALSSAIACDITAPDTVYFREQYYEPQEFDIQVTAHNIGNGQTKDVRAQLLQDTRFTIIPPASQNLADVLLPGHSASGAFRVRVNPRMTDGYDTLRVNIQGDDTNPAWCYHPVWVQRVRMPEFTLLCSTDKDSLEFSDETYDYVPNPFTVRTVAQNVGETYAEDCQIMFVGPEYFTPVGANLREEGTMYIGDTRSETWTLRALPRNTAGWDTLHFQITGRGGLGKQIVLAECFQPIWVPAVRRPEYILECTTPDSLRWENNRYSPDPTLSVRIRNVGTAIGRGLKPTIVLPAMVSLADGEQPGRYIPVLGIGDHVDLEWRLHPEMRAYDGVYRICTQVVDSIGATGTCCTDMFIPRTENPVLMPSCWSIDTLFISELDGQYLGNPFDVALNLTNVGLGTAQNVRVSLSVLGSFMQIVNSSEQSLGDIAAGNSIRATWQVKALKRPDPGDIPMVITIVSDNHPDVDCALSVHIPASQEPILVTDCGSLPEDSLFFNWDTGTYEFPVCTVTYTIRNIGKVRALNVDALLVLPPGVSLLTGESPQKQLSPPHLGAGESASVSWRFTAMRADADVLREFRFIARADNASDALCVDDLFIQGSPRRVTVSLPKDVLLRYGQKYNIPVSIDRTVGKDLSEYTFRFEYDPRVLHFLGTQNTASLTALGWVGAKTTVLTPGVVEISDYTTGTPLATDAGVLLFLNVEGVYNDKTSVFSFGETPLRVDSLTAVMNRGVIRVQTVDGNALVTNDCLEPLKATGEASLEQNRPNPFNPLTTIAFTLSTEQAVRLQVFDVHGRVVGVLVDQVLPEGRHAIRFVAENLPSGVYFYRLETPRSVEVRRMTLSR is encoded by the coding sequence ATGGTGGTTCGCTACATCTGTTCCATCCTCCTCGCCTTGCTGTTGGTACACCCTTCTTCAGCGCAACCGACATTGTTGTTCAAGCGCGTGGAAGTGCAGTATCCGAAGATCCGTCTCGCATACAAAGTGACCTGCGGTGGCACTTTCCGGAACGATTTGCAGCCGCAGAACTTCGAAGTGTACGAGAACGGTCTGCTGGTCAAGAACGCGACGCTGTGGTGCCCACCTGATCCCGATTGTTGCGTGTCAGTCGCCCTTGTGCTCGACCGCTCCGGGAGCATGGCGGGTGAAAAAATGGAAAATGTCAAGAGAGGCGCAAAGGAGTTCATCGCACGGATGAATCCGGACGGACTCCCCTGCGATGAAGCGGCGGTTGTGTCCTTCGAAGAATTCGTCACGCTCGATGTGGGAATGACCTCAAATAAAGCGCAGCTCATAGCGGCGATTGATGCCATGGTACCCTTCGGCTGGACGGCGGTATGGGACGCTACCGCTGTCGGAATTCAGGAGCTGGCCTCATCCGGAAAGAATCGCTGTAAAGCCGTCGTTTTGCTGTCCGACGGAGGCGACAACCGGAGCCAGTACTTCAAAACCGTACAGGCCGTCATCCGCTTCGCGCAGACCCAGGGCGTGAAAGTGTATACCATCGGCTATGGACTCGAAGATGACCTGATAGCGCAGCAAAATCTCGAACTGCTGGCCAAATCTACGGGCGCGCAGTACTATTACTCCGCCGACGGCAAGGACATCGCGCAGATCTACGCCTCCATCAAAGAAGCCATTAAAGAGGATTTCAAGGAATGCTATATCGACTATGAGTCGAACTGTCCCGACGGGACAATGCGGACCGTCGAATTGATACTGAAGAATTATTGCGGTGGCACCGCGAGCGCCACGCGCACGTATCAGGCGCCGCTCGACCGTTCGAAATTCCAACCGGTGCGTCTGCGTCTGGGCGACGCGGATGTTGGTTCCACAAAAGAAGTCGTCATTCCGGTAATGCTCGAAAGCTCCGTCAACGGAGTATTCAGCAAATCGGACGTAGTTATCGGATACGACAGAAACGTTCTTCAGTTCGTCCGCCTATCCACCGACGGCACCATTCTCGAAGGACGTGCGGTGACCTATCAGCCCTTTGGCTCAAGCGTTGCGGTGCACATAGACGAGCACATCGAAATGAATCAACAACCGGGCGTGCTGATGTATCTGCACTTCCGTGCCGGAGACGTCTCGAGCATGATATACTCGCTTGTCCAACTCATCAACTGGGACTTCGAGGCCTACTGCCTGTATCCGGAGTTGTTCAACGGTACCATTAAGATCCGTCCACGCGAACCGGAGCTGAATTGTATTGTGACTGTTCCCGGATCGCTGAACTGGAACGACGCGGAAAAGCGCTATGAGCCGAATCCCTTCGATGTGAGCGTCACAGTGTATAACACCGGAACACGCGAGGGACTCAACGTACGTGCGACGCTGGTAACCGACCTATCCGCAGTGAAGCTCATCGCTCCTCAATCGAATCTTCAATACCTTTTCCCGCGCACCATCCCACCCGGAGGATCCGCTACCGCTACCTGGACGCTCGAAGCGGTAAAACAAGAAGACCTCGACTCGATCGGTATTTATTTCTCCGTCGTGGCGGATAATTTCCCGCAATTCGCGTGTTGGGATCGCATACTCATCGACCCGGCGCTCAGCTCCGCCATCGCTTGCGACATTACCGCCCCGGATACCGTGTATTTCCGGGAGCAATACTATGAACCGCAGGAGTTCGATATACAGGTCACCGCGCACAACATCGGCAACGGACAGACAAAGGACGTTCGTGCGCAATTGCTGCAGGACACGCGTTTCACCATCATACCTCCGGCATCACAAAATCTAGCCGATGTTCTTCTCCCGGGCCATTCGGCTTCCGGTGCGTTCAGAGTCCGGGTCAATCCCCGCATGACTGACGGATATGACACGCTGCGCGTAAACATCCAGGGAGACGACACCAACCCAGCCTGGTGCTATCACCCCGTCTGGGTCCAGCGTGTGCGCATGCCGGAATTCACACTTCTCTGTTCCACCGACAAAGACTCCCTCGAATTTTCCGACGAAACCTATGACTACGTGCCCAATCCTTTCACGGTACGAACAGTCGCGCAGAACGTCGGCGAAACCTACGCGGAAGATTGTCAGATCATGTTTGTCGGTCCGGAGTATTTCACTCCGGTGGGTGCCAATCTTCGCGAAGAAGGCACGATGTACATCGGCGACACCCGCAGCGAAACCTGGACTCTCCGCGCGCTTCCACGAAACACCGCAGGATGGGATACACTGCATTTTCAGATCACCGGACGTGGCGGTCTCGGAAAGCAGATTGTCCTTGCCGAATGTTTCCAGCCCATCTGGGTACCCGCTGTCCGGCGTCCGGAATACATTCTGGAGTGCACCACACCGGATTCTCTCCGCTGGGAGAACAACCGCTATTCTCCCGATCCCACTCTTTCGGTGCGCATCAGAAACGTAGGAACCGCCATCGGCCGCGGGTTGAAACCCACCATCGTTCTGCCCGCCATGGTATCTCTGGCCGACGGAGAGCAACCGGGTCGTTATATCCCGGTACTGGGAATCGGTGATCATGTGGACCTCGAATGGCGCCTTCATCCTGAAATGCGAGCCTACGACGGCGTCTATCGCATCTGTACACAAGTCGTGGATTCCATCGGCGCAACAGGAACGTGCTGCACTGATATGTTCATTCCAAGGACCGAAAATCCCGTGCTGATGCCATCCTGTTGGTCTATCGATACGTTGTTCATCAGTGAACTGGATGGACAGTATCTCGGCAATCCTTTCGATGTTGCGCTGAATCTGACGAATGTCGGGCTCGGCACGGCGCAAAATGTACGCGTGAGCTTGAGTGTGCTCGGCTCGTTCATGCAGATAGTCAATTCTTCGGAGCAATCGCTTGGCGACATTGCGGCCGGCAATTCCATCCGGGCTACCTGGCAGGTAAAAGCACTCAAGCGTCCCGATCCCGGCGATATTCCCATGGTTATCACCATTGTGTCAGACAATCATCCGGATGTAGACTGCGCACTGTCTGTACATATTCCAGCGAGTCAGGAGCCGATACTCGTGACGGACTGTGGTTCTCTTCCTGAGGATTCGCTGTTTTTCAACTGGGATACCGGAACGTATGAATTCCCCGTCTGCACCGTCACCTACACCATTCGGAATATCGGAAAGGTGCGCGCACTGAATGTCGACGCATTGCTGGTGCTTCCTCCGGGGGTTTCGCTATTGACAGGCGAAAGTCCGCAGAAACAACTCTCCCCTCCTCACCTGGGTGCCGGTGAGAGCGCTTCGGTTTCCTGGCGCTTCACCGCCATGCGTGCGGACGCTGATGTTCTGCGGGAGTTTCGCTTCATCGCCCGGGCGGACAATGCTTCGGACGCCCTGTGTGTCGACGACCTGTTCATTCAGGGTTCTCCGCGGCGTGTCACCGTCTCACTCCCGAAAGATGTATTGCTGCGCTACGGACAAAAGTACAACATACCGGTGTCTATCGACAGAACCGTCGGGAAGGATCTTTCCGAGTACACGTTCCGCTTCGAATACGATCCCCGCGTGCTGCATTTTCTCGGTACGCAGAATACCGCGTCGCTCACCGCTCTCGGTTGGGTTGGCGCGAAAACCACTGTGCTCACCCCGGGTGTCGTTGAAATATCCGACTACACGACGGGAACACCGCTCGCCACAGATGCAGGCGTACTGCTGTTCCTGAATGTCGAGGGCGTCTACAACGATAAAACCAGTGTTTTCAGCTTCGGTGAAACTCCATTGCGCGTCGACTCACTGACCGCAGTCATGAATCGCGGTGTCATCCGTGTTCAGACCGTGGATGGAAATGCTCTGGTCACGAACGATTGCCTCGAACCACTCAAAGCTACCGGTGAGGCCTCGCTTGAACAAAACCGACCGAATCCGTTCAATCCGCTGACAACCATCGCATTCACTCTGTCGACCGAGCAAGCGGTTCGTCTTCAGGTATTCGACGTGCATGGACGTGTCGTGGGAGTACTCGTCGATCAGGTACTGCCGGAAGGCAGACACGCGATTCGCTTCGTTGCGGAGAATCTCCCGTCCGGTGTGTATTTTTACCGATTGGAGACACCCCGAAGTGTCGAGGTGCGCCGAATGACACTCTCAAGATAG
- the msrB gene encoding peptide-methionine (R)-S-oxide reductase MsrB, producing MSIPDKQSDEYQARLSEKQKHVLCDGGTEAPFTGKYYSFKGKGQYVCAGCGNVLFSSEHKYDSGSGWPSFWAPMDAASVSTNRDESFGMIREEVVCGKCGGHLGHVFDDGPRPTGLRYCINSVALDFKSEE from the coding sequence ATGTCAATACCAGACAAACAGAGCGACGAATACCAAGCACGTCTGTCCGAAAAACAGAAGCATGTCCTGTGTGACGGAGGCACGGAAGCTCCGTTTACGGGCAAGTACTACTCCTTCAAAGGCAAAGGCCAGTATGTGTGCGCGGGTTGTGGAAACGTCTTGTTCAGCTCGGAACACAAATACGATTCCGGTTCCGGCTGGCCCAGTTTCTGGGCACCGATGGATGCCGCGAGCGTGAGTACCAATCGCGATGAAAGCTTTGGCATGATTCGCGAGGAAGTCGTGTGCGGCAAATGCGGTGGCCATCTTGGGCATGTTTTCGATGACGGACCCAGGCCGACTGGTCTGCGTTACTGTATCAATAGTGTCGCTCTCGACTTCAAATCCGAAGAGTGA
- the meaB gene encoding methylmalonyl Co-A mutase-associated GTPase MeaB, which produces MPKAHDSHSEAHSGAEPGGSTAQASEGRMGIRPGLALPPDASSAPLRRRARTLSVDEHVEGIRNGDRVVLGKTITLIESRKAEHNRKALEVMRRLAPHTGKAIRVGITGVPGVGKSTFVEALGTWLCDQGHQVAVLAIDPSSSISSGSIMGDKTRMERLSVMPNAFIRPSPSAGSLGGVARKTREAMLVCEAAGFDVVLIETVGVGQSETMVHSMVDCFLLLMLAGAGDQLQGIKRGIMELADVVAINKADGDNARAAQVARAEYEMALHLMKYPVPGWQPPVLTCSALTGDGIAEVWNSIDEFRVVMNASGWLQRKRREQALAWMHDAIRDSLQDHFFSHTHVAALRDDLEREVAEGSTPPLLAAQRLLETFFGGDVSPLT; this is translated from the coding sequence ATGCCGAAAGCACACGACAGTCATAGCGAGGCGCACAGCGGCGCCGAACCCGGAGGAAGCACAGCGCAGGCATCCGAAGGAAGGATGGGTATACGACCCGGACTTGCTCTTCCTCCGGACGCTTCCTCGGCCCCGTTACGCCGTCGTGCGCGCACACTCAGCGTGGATGAACATGTAGAAGGAATACGGAACGGTGATCGCGTGGTGCTTGGCAAAACCATCACGCTCATTGAAAGCCGGAAAGCGGAGCACAATCGCAAGGCCCTTGAAGTGATGCGGAGGCTGGCGCCACACACCGGAAAGGCGATCAGAGTCGGTATTACCGGTGTACCGGGCGTGGGAAAAAGCACTTTTGTGGAAGCGCTTGGAACCTGGCTGTGCGATCAGGGACATCAGGTTGCTGTGCTCGCCATTGATCCGAGCAGCAGTATCTCCAGCGGCAGCATCATGGGCGACAAGACGCGCATGGAGCGCCTTTCCGTCATGCCGAACGCGTTCATCCGTCCCTCCCCTTCCGCTGGGTCTTTGGGAGGAGTGGCGCGAAAGACGCGCGAGGCTATGCTCGTGTGCGAGGCCGCTGGCTTCGATGTCGTGCTGATTGAAACCGTGGGTGTTGGTCAATCCGAAACCATGGTACACTCCATGGTGGATTGCTTTCTCCTTCTCATGCTCGCGGGAGCCGGGGATCAGCTTCAGGGAATCAAACGCGGAATCATGGAACTGGCCGATGTCGTCGCCATCAACAAGGCTGATGGAGACAACGCGCGGGCCGCTCAAGTGGCGCGAGCTGAATATGAGATGGCGCTGCATCTCATGAAATATCCCGTACCTGGATGGCAGCCGCCCGTTCTCACCTGCTCCGCGCTTACGGGGGACGGTATCGCGGAGGTCTGGAACAGCATAGACGAATTCCGGGTTGTGATGAACGCGTCAGGATGGCTGCAACGAAAACGGCGCGAACAGGCCCTCGCCTGGATGCACGACGCAATACGTGATTCTCTGCAGGACCACTTCTTTTCGCACACGCACGTGGCCGCATTACGCGACGACCTCGAACGAGAAGTCGCTGAAGGCAGCACACCCCCCCTGCTTGCGGCACAGCGATTGTTGGAGACGTTCTTCGGCGGGGATGTTTCACCCTTGACCTGA